The proteins below come from a single Agromyces flavus genomic window:
- the frr gene encoding ribosome recycling factor, whose product MIADVLSEASARMQKAVEVAKDDFATVRTGRANPQLFQKIMVSYYGTPTPLSQLASLQNQEARTLVVTPYDKSALKDIEQAIRDTPNLGANPTNDGNIVRVTLPELTEERRKEYVKIVRSKAEDARVSVRNIRRKAKDDLEALKGEVGDDEVARGEKELEHVTKSHVDQIDDALKRKEAELLEV is encoded by the coding sequence GTGATCGCGGATGTTCTGTCCGAAGCAAGTGCACGCATGCAGAAGGCCGTCGAGGTCGCGAAGGACGACTTCGCCACCGTCCGGACCGGGCGCGCGAACCCGCAGCTGTTCCAGAAGATCATGGTGAGCTACTACGGCACGCCGACGCCGCTGTCGCAGCTCGCCTCGCTCCAGAACCAGGAGGCGCGCACGCTCGTCGTCACGCCGTACGACAAGAGCGCCCTGAAGGACATCGAGCAGGCCATCCGCGACACCCCGAACCTCGGCGCCAATCCCACCAACGACGGCAACATCGTGCGCGTCACGCTCCCCGAGCTCACCGAGGAGCGGCGCAAGGAGTACGTGAAGATCGTCCGATCCAAGGCCGAGGATGCGCGCGTGTCGGTGCGCAACATCCGGCGCAAGGCCAAGGACGATCTCGAGGCGCTCAAGGGCGAGGTCGGCGACGACGAGGTGGCCCGCGGCGAGAAGGAGCTCGAGCACGTGACGAAGTCGCACGTCGACCAGATCGACGATGCGCTCAAGCGCAAGGAAGCCGAGCTCCTCGAGGTCTAG